The following proteins are encoded in a genomic region of Methylibium petroleiphilum PM1:
- a CDS encoding ABC transporter permease → MNADARHRFVDSEIWHSFRASPVAMLAAAIAAACLLSALLAPLVAPHDPFDLATLDLGDSRLPPAWMAEGKSAYLLGTDDQGRDILSAVMYGARISLAVGIASVLLSMLVGVTLGLVSGFAGGRVDALIMRVCDVMLSFPAILVALMIDGVGRAVFPAAHEALAFGVLILAISLTGWVPYARTVRGSTLVERQKEYVQAARVIGVSPVRIMRRHVLPNVLGPVFVLATIQVATAIITEATLSFLGVGVPPTSPSLGTLIRIGNDFLFSGEWWIALFPGAMLVLIALSVNLLGDWLRDALNPRLR, encoded by the coding sequence ATGAACGCAGACGCCCGTCATCGGTTCGTGGACAGCGAGATCTGGCATAGCTTTCGCGCCTCGCCAGTGGCCATGCTGGCGGCGGCCATCGCCGCGGCCTGTCTGCTCAGCGCGTTGCTGGCGCCGCTCGTGGCGCCGCACGATCCCTTCGATCTCGCGACGCTCGACCTCGGCGACTCGCGCCTGCCGCCCGCCTGGATGGCCGAGGGCAAAAGCGCCTACCTGCTGGGTACCGACGACCAGGGCCGAGACATCCTTTCGGCCGTGATGTACGGCGCACGCATATCGCTGGCCGTGGGCATTGCCTCGGTGCTGCTGTCGATGCTGGTCGGCGTGACGCTGGGTCTGGTGTCGGGCTTCGCCGGCGGTCGCGTCGATGCTCTCATCATGCGCGTGTGTGATGTGATGCTGTCCTTTCCTGCCATCCTGGTGGCCTTGATGATCGACGGCGTGGGTCGCGCGGTCTTCCCCGCGGCCCACGAGGCGCTGGCCTTCGGTGTGCTGATCCTCGCCATCTCGTTGACCGGCTGGGTGCCTTACGCGCGCACAGTACGCGGGTCGACCCTGGTCGAGCGACAGAAGGAGTACGTGCAGGCGGCACGCGTGATCGGCGTGTCGCCGGTGCGCATCATGCGTCGCCACGTGCTGCCGAACGTGCTCGGGCCGGTGTTCGTCCTGGCGACGATCCAGGTCGCCACGGCCATCATCACCGAGGCGACGCTGAGCTTCCTCGGCGTCGGCGTGCCGCCGACCTCGCCCTCGCTGGGCACCCTGATCCGCATCGGCAACGATTTTCTGTTCAGCGGCGAGTGGTGGATCGCGCTCTTTCCCGGCGCGATGCTGGTGCTGATCGCGCTGAGCGTGAACCTGCTCGGCGACTGGCTGCGCGACGCGCTGAATCCGAGGCTGAGATGA
- a CDS encoding ABC transporter permease — MLAFLVRRLLQAVIVMLAVAFISFMLFQHVGDPVTHLLGQDATPEQRTQLRADLGLDRSVPWQFARFVGNAVRGDFGLSLRQGRKVSTLIAERLPATLELAITAAVLALGIGVPMGVIVALRRGSVLSQLLMTVSLLGVSLPTFLIGILLILVFSVGLHWLPSFGRGEVLSIGGWTSGWFTVSGWQHLVLPSITLAVFQLALIMRLVRAEMLEVLRSDYIRFARARGLSDRAVHFGHALKNTLVPVITITGLQLGSLIAFAIITETVFQWPGMGLLFIQAVSFADVPVMAAYLCLVALIFVAINLAVDLLYFVVDPRLRPDREVAHG; from the coding sequence ATGCTCGCCTTCCTGGTTCGTCGCCTGCTCCAAGCCGTGATCGTGATGCTGGCCGTGGCCTTCATCTCGTTCATGCTGTTCCAGCACGTCGGCGATCCGGTGACCCATCTGCTCGGGCAGGACGCGACGCCCGAGCAGCGCACGCAGTTGCGCGCCGACCTCGGCCTGGATCGCTCCGTGCCCTGGCAGTTCGCGCGCTTCGTCGGCAACGCCGTGCGGGGTGACTTCGGACTGAGCCTGCGCCAGGGACGCAAGGTGTCGACCTTGATCGCCGAGCGCTTGCCGGCGACGCTGGAACTTGCGATCACGGCTGCGGTGCTCGCCCTGGGGATCGGCGTGCCGATGGGCGTGATCGTGGCGCTGCGGCGGGGCAGCGTCTTGTCTCAGCTGCTGATGACGGTGTCGCTTCTGGGCGTCTCGCTGCCCACTTTCCTGATCGGCATCCTGCTGATCCTGGTGTTCTCCGTCGGCCTGCACTGGCTGCCGAGCTTCGGCCGCGGCGAGGTGCTGAGCATCGGCGGCTGGACGAGCGGCTGGTTCACCGTCAGCGGCTGGCAGCACCTGGTGCTGCCGTCCATCACGCTCGCGGTGTTCCAGCTTGCGCTGATCATGCGGCTGGTGCGCGCCGAGATGCTCGAGGTGCTGCGCAGCGACTACATCCGCTTCGCGCGGGCGCGTGGCCTGAGCGATCGCGCGGTGCACTTCGGCCATGCCCTGAAGAACACGCTCGTGCCGGTGATCACGATCACCGGGCTGCAATTGGGCTCACTGATCGCGTTTGCGATCATCACCGAGACGGTGTTCCAGTGGCCGGGTATGGGCCTGCTGTTCATCCAGGCCGTGAGCTTTGCCGACGTGCCGGTGATGGCGGCCTACCTGTGTCTCGTCGCGCTGATCTTCGTGGCGATCAATCTGGCTGTCGACCTGCTCTACTTCGTGGTCGATCCGCGCCTGCGCCCTGATCGCGAAGTCGCGCATGGGTGA
- a CDS encoding DUF3047 domain-containing protein: MAVLDDDRPNSAVSLPMRRLALGVLCTLGACAQVPNRDPLVLQAPAGAPWSPHCVPAWQPHALPGKRGTRYDLGTDAGQAVVRARADASASMLRYRVRLEPDALQTLRFSWRVNALIDRADVRRRESEDSPARIVLAFDGDHGVLPLKDRSLFELAELVTGERPPFATLMYVWDNGAPLESVVINPRSDRIRKIVVESGPAHLRQWREHERDISADYRRAFGEAPGALIGIGLMTDADNTGTSATAWYGAVCLSGVPLSSTPN; this comes from the coding sequence ATGGCCGTGCTCGACGATGACCGACCGAATTCCGCCGTGTCCCTCCCGATGAGACGCCTGGCTCTCGGGGTGCTCTGCACCCTCGGCGCCTGCGCGCAGGTTCCGAACCGCGACCCGCTGGTCCTGCAGGCCCCAGCCGGTGCGCCGTGGTCCCCGCACTGCGTTCCGGCCTGGCAACCGCACGCGCTTCCCGGCAAGCGCGGGACACGCTACGACCTCGGCACCGACGCCGGACAGGCCGTGGTGCGCGCGCGGGCCGATGCCTCGGCCAGCATGCTGCGTTACCGGGTGCGCCTGGAGCCCGACGCGTTGCAGACGCTGCGGTTCTCTTGGCGTGTCAATGCACTGATCGACCGCGCCGATGTGCGGCGCCGCGAGTCCGAGGACTCACCGGCGCGCATCGTGCTCGCCTTCGACGGCGATCATGGCGTATTGCCGCTGAAGGACCGCTCGCTGTTCGAACTGGCCGAACTCGTGACCGGCGAGCGCCCGCCCTTTGCGACGCTGATGTACGTGTGGGACAACGGCGCGCCGCTCGAAAGCGTGGTGATCAATCCGCGCAGCGACCGCATCCGAAAGATCGTCGTCGAGTCCGGCCCGGCGCATCTGCGGCAGTGGCGCGAGCACGAGCGCGATATTTCCGCAGACTACCGGCGTGCCTTCGGCGAGGCACCGGGGGCGTTGATCGGTATCGGGCTCATGACCGATGCCGACAACACCGGCACGTCGGCCACCGCCTGGTACGGCGCGGTTTGCCTCAGCGGCGTGCCGCTGAGTTCCACACCGAACTGA
- a CDS encoding porin: protein MKKSVLALAALGAFAGAASAQSSVTLYGRLDTAVTWTDSTIAEDRFTLNNHQPIGGSRWGLKGSEDLGGGLKANFTLESGFNSDDGTGNAKLFDRAAWVGLSSASLGEIRLGRHDTLTRQLNLGYGSDLTAEGEITVVDGNFAAGTALAPTGRVLFQNFGTRVDNSVVYLSPSFGGFQVRALVAAGEGATARQQGLLLGYAAGPIKAGLSYEEYDDAPGGGGSAYNKVFTAGGSYNFGVATLGLGYQKTSDFGSNAGESVVINDVDAYNVGVLVPFGSFEFRAQYTHSKADLDAGGSNKNDKYGASLRYALSKRTTIYSAYLHRESDNDDTFNLTGKDQFLVGIGHNF from the coding sequence ATGAAAAAATCAGTACTCGCTCTGGCCGCTCTGGGTGCTTTCGCCGGTGCCGCTTCGGCGCAATCGTCGGTCACCCTGTACGGCCGTCTGGACACTGCTGTCACCTGGACTGACAGCACGATCGCCGAAGACCGCTTCACGCTGAACAACCACCAGCCGATCGGTGGTTCGCGCTGGGGCCTGAAGGGCAGCGAAGACCTGGGTGGTGGCCTGAAGGCCAACTTCACGCTGGAGTCGGGCTTCAACTCCGACGACGGCACTGGTAATGCCAAGCTATTCGACCGCGCCGCCTGGGTGGGCCTGAGCTCGGCCAGCCTCGGCGAAATCCGCCTCGGTCGTCACGACACGCTGACCCGTCAGTTGAACCTCGGCTACGGCTCGGACCTGACCGCTGAAGGCGAAATCACGGTCGTGGACGGTAATTTTGCAGCCGGCACGGCTCTTGCCCCGACCGGTCGCGTTCTGTTCCAGAACTTCGGCACCCGCGTCGACAACTCGGTCGTCTACCTGTCGCCGAGCTTCGGTGGCTTCCAGGTGCGCGCGCTGGTCGCCGCTGGCGAAGGCGCCACGGCTCGCCAGCAAGGTCTGTTGCTGGGTTATGCGGCTGGCCCGATCAAGGCAGGTCTGTCGTACGAAGAGTACGACGACGCCCCGGGCGGCGGTGGCAGCGCCTACAACAAGGTGTTCACCGCGGGCGGCAGCTACAACTTCGGCGTCGCGACGCTGGGCCTGGGCTATCAGAAGACCAGCGACTTCGGCTCGAACGCTGGCGAGTCGGTTGTGATCAATGATGTCGATGCCTACAACGTCGGCGTGCTCGTGCCGTTCGGCAGCTTCGAGTTCCGTGCCCAGTACACGCACTCGAAGGCTGATCTGGATGCGGGTGGCAGCAACAAGAACGACAAGTACGGCGCTTCGCTCCGTTACGCGCTGTCGAAGCGGACCACGATCTACAGTGCCTACCTGCACCGCGAGTCGGACAACGACGACACGTTCAACCTGACTGGCAAGGACCAGTTCCTGGTCGGTATCGGCCACAACTTCTGA
- the coq7 gene encoding 2-polyprenyl-3-methyl-6-methoxy-1,4-benzoquinone monooxygenase: MRSLSRTDQVISSLDKALSTVFAAHSASRPAPKPAVDPGLAMTPQDKSLSASLMRVNHVGEVCAQALYASQALGTRNETLRAQFEHAAREETDHLAWTEARLAELNGRTSWLNPLWYAGAFGLGLIAGRLGDAASLGFVVETERQVEQHLLQHLDRLPVADVESRAIVAQMREDEARHAAAAEHAGAATLPVPVRWMMRGMAKLMTSTAHRI; the protein is encoded by the coding sequence ATGCGTTCACTCAGCCGCACCGATCAGGTGATTTCTTCGCTGGACAAGGCCTTGAGCACGGTGTTCGCAGCTCACTCGGCATCCCGGCCAGCACCCAAGCCCGCCGTCGATCCCGGCTTGGCCATGACTCCACAGGACAAGTCATTGTCTGCGTCGCTGATGCGCGTGAACCATGTCGGCGAGGTCTGCGCCCAGGCCCTCTATGCCTCACAGGCGCTGGGCACGCGGAACGAGACACTGCGAGCCCAGTTCGAACATGCGGCACGCGAGGAGACCGACCACCTCGCATGGACCGAGGCGCGGCTCGCCGAACTGAACGGACGCACCAGTTGGCTCAACCCGCTGTGGTACGCCGGGGCTTTCGGGCTGGGGCTGATCGCCGGGCGACTCGGCGACGCAGCCAGCCTCGGCTTCGTGGTCGAGACCGAACGTCAGGTGGAGCAGCACCTGCTGCAGCATCTCGATCGATTGCCAGTGGCCGATGTCGAGTCGCGGGCCATCGTGGCTCAGATGCGCGAAGACGAAGCCCGGCATGCCGCCGCCGCCGAGCACGCTGGTGCCGCCACGCTGCCGGTGCCGGTGCGGTGGATGATGCGTGGCATGGCCAAGCTCATGACCTCGACCGCGCACCGCATCTGA
- a CDS encoding OsmC family protein, which yields MECTVRWQPEAGMAFNAETGSGHLLSMDGAPDGGGRNLAPRPMETVLAGTGACAAYDVVLILKRGRHDIRGCEVKLNAERATADPKVFTKIHLQFVVRGRGLPAAAVERAVALSHEKYCSASAMLGKTAAMTTGVEIVEV from the coding sequence ATGGAGTGCACCGTTCGCTGGCAACCCGAGGCCGGCATGGCGTTCAACGCGGAGACCGGCAGCGGCCACCTGTTGTCCATGGACGGGGCCCCCGATGGCGGAGGGCGCAATCTGGCGCCGCGCCCGATGGAGACGGTACTCGCCGGCACCGGCGCCTGTGCCGCGTATGACGTGGTGCTGATCCTGAAGCGTGGACGCCATGACATCCGGGGCTGCGAAGTGAAACTGAACGCGGAGCGGGCGACCGCGGACCCGAAAGTCTTCACGAAGATCCACCTGCAATTCGTCGTTCGAGGTCGCGGCCTGCCCGCCGCGGCGGTGGAGCGCGCTGTCGCGCTGTCCCACGAAAAATATTGCTCGGCGAGCGCGATGCTGGGCAAGACCGCCGCGATGACGACCGGGGTGGAGATCGTCGAGGTCTGA
- the ilvA gene encoding threonine ammonia-lyase, biosynthetic, with translation MARAAPRPAPRTSVAKPALRKAGAKPDYLQRILTARVYDVAIESALQFAPQLSERMGNQVWLKREDEQAVFSFKLRGAYNKMAHLSPQQLGRGVICASAGNHAQGVALSARKLRCQATVVMPVTTPQLKIEAVRALGGKVVLHGESYSDAYAHALKLEREHGQTFVHPFDDPDVIAGQGTIAMEILRQHQGPIDAVFVAVGGGGLISGIAAYIKAVRPEIQVIGVQTTDSDAMLRSVRAGKRVTLHDVGLFSDGTAVKLVGEETFRLTKQWVDDFEVVDTDAVCAAIKDVFQDTRSILEPAGALGVAAIKQYTARTGCKGKTFVAITCGANMNFDRLRFVAERAEVGEEREALFAVTIPEERGSFKRFCELLGPRSVTEFNYRISDAQTAQVFVGLSTREHGESARIAERFEKQGFATVDLTHDELAKTHIRHMVGGRSELAREERLFRFVFPERPGALMRFLTRMHPDWNISLFHYRNQGADYGRILVGLQIPRGAQRALREFLSTLDYPCVEETDNPVYQLFLR, from the coding sequence ATGGCCCGCGCCGCGCCGCGCCCCGCCCCCCGCACTTCCGTCGCCAAACCCGCTCTCCGCAAGGCTGGGGCCAAGCCCGACTACCTGCAGCGCATCCTGACCGCGCGGGTCTACGACGTGGCCATCGAATCGGCACTGCAGTTCGCACCGCAACTGTCGGAGCGGATGGGCAACCAGGTCTGGCTCAAGCGCGAGGATGAACAGGCGGTCTTCAGCTTCAAGCTGCGCGGCGCCTACAACAAGATGGCGCACCTGAGCCCGCAGCAGCTGGGGCGCGGCGTGATCTGCGCTTCCGCCGGCAACCACGCTCAGGGGGTTGCCCTGTCGGCCCGCAAGCTCCGCTGCCAAGCGACGGTCGTGATGCCGGTCACCACGCCGCAACTCAAGATCGAGGCTGTGCGGGCGCTCGGCGGCAAGGTCGTGTTGCACGGCGAGAGCTATTCCGATGCCTATGCCCATGCACTGAAACTCGAACGGGAGCACGGGCAGACCTTCGTGCATCCTTTCGACGATCCCGACGTGATCGCCGGTCAGGGCACCATCGCCATGGAGATCCTGCGCCAGCACCAGGGGCCGATCGACGCCGTGTTCGTGGCAGTGGGCGGTGGCGGGCTGATCTCGGGCATCGCTGCATACATCAAGGCGGTCCGGCCGGAGATCCAGGTGATCGGCGTCCAGACCACCGATTCCGATGCGATGCTGCGTTCGGTGCGCGCTGGCAAGCGCGTGACGCTGCACGACGTGGGGCTGTTCTCCGACGGCACCGCCGTCAAGCTGGTGGGCGAAGAGACCTTTCGCCTGACGAAGCAGTGGGTCGACGATTTCGAAGTGGTCGACACCGACGCGGTCTGCGCGGCGATCAAGGATGTGTTCCAGGACACCCGCTCGATCCTGGAGCCGGCCGGCGCGCTGGGCGTGGCGGCCATCAAACAGTACACGGCACGCACCGGCTGCAAGGGCAAGACCTTCGTGGCGATCACCTGCGGCGCCAACATGAACTTCGACCGATTGCGCTTCGTTGCCGAGCGGGCCGAGGTGGGCGAGGAGCGCGAGGCGCTGTTCGCCGTCACTATCCCGGAGGAACGGGGTTCCTTCAAGCGCTTCTGCGAGTTGCTCGGCCCGCGCAGCGTCACGGAGTTCAACTACCGCATCTCGGACGCGCAGACCGCGCAGGTGTTCGTGGGCCTGTCCACGCGGGAACACGGCGAATCGGCTCGCATTGCCGAGCGGTTCGAGAAGCAGGGCTTCGCGACGGTCGACCTGACACACGACGAACTGGCCAAGACCCATATCCGCCACATGGTCGGCGGCCGCTCCGAGCTGGCCCGCGAGGAGCGACTGTTCCGGTTCGTCTTCCCGGAGCGTCCGGGAGCGCTGATGCGCTTCCTGACCCGCATGCACCCCGACTGGAACATCAGCCTGTTCCATTACCGGAATCAGGGTGCCGATTACGGTCGCATCCTTGTCGGCCTGCAGATTCCCCGCGGCGCGCAGCGCGCACTGCGAGAGTTCCTGTCCACACTGGATTACCCCTGCGTCGAGGAGACCGACAACCCGGTCTACCAGCTCTTCCTGCGCTGA
- a CDS encoding nicotinate-nucleotide--dimethylbenzimidazole phosphoribosyltransferase translates to MSVQRSLIAPTAHPRLEDALRQKLQHRAETAGSLGELEPLAVRLGLIQNSLKPRLKSPQLVVFAGDHGLVVDGLSTRGDSTSQQVTHLLAGRLPMAVFSFIQGMGLTVVDAGLAETMSPYPSLLQRKIGFGTRSARSGPAMSIDQAHAAIRAGMEIADSLSGNVLACAGIGVGAHESASLVLSRLADIPLRDLTISGPDMPPDALAQTMVVLQSTQGRHRDVTDPVEVLAAFGGFEVATMVGAMLVAASKRHLIMVDGLPACAALLVAARISAPVTDYVVFCRSHGHRGLDHALNLFRASALLELGMESTDGTGSTLAWPLVHSAAALLTQVAEGEDAGPTLPSTTTLPTLDTPVEADFGSSTRP, encoded by the coding sequence ATGTCCGTCCAGCGCTCCCTCATTGCTCCCACCGCGCATCCGCGACTCGAAGATGCGCTGCGGCAGAAGCTGCAGCACCGCGCCGAGACGGCCGGCAGCCTGGGTGAACTCGAACCCTTGGCGGTGCGGCTGGGGCTGATCCAGAACTCGCTGAAGCCCCGGCTGAAAAGCCCGCAGTTGGTGGTGTTCGCCGGCGATCACGGGCTGGTCGTCGACGGACTGTCGACGCGCGGTGATTCGACGTCGCAGCAGGTCACGCACCTGCTCGCCGGACGGCTGCCGATGGCCGTGTTCTCGTTCATCCAGGGCATGGGCCTCACGGTCGTCGATGCCGGCCTGGCCGAGACGATGAGCCCCTACCCCAGCCTGCTCCAGCGCAAGATCGGTTTCGGCACCCGCAGTGCGCGGTCCGGCCCGGCGATGTCGATCGACCAGGCGCACGCCGCAATCCGCGCCGGCATGGAGATCGCCGACTCGCTCAGCGGCAATGTCCTGGCCTGCGCCGGCATCGGCGTCGGAGCCCACGAGAGCGCGTCGCTGGTGCTGTCGCGGCTGGCGGACATCCCGCTACGGGACCTGACCATTTCCGGCCCCGATATGCCGCCCGATGCGCTGGCGCAGACGATGGTGGTGCTGCAGAGCACCCAGGGTCGCCACCGCGACGTGACTGATCCGGTCGAGGTGCTGGCCGCCTTCGGAGGCTTCGAGGTGGCGACGATGGTCGGCGCGATGCTGGTCGCGGCCAGCAAGCGGCACCTGATCATGGTCGATGGCCTGCCAGCGTGCGCAGCCCTGCTGGTGGCGGCCCGCATCTCGGCACCGGTGACCGACTATGTCGTGTTCTGCCGCAGCCATGGCCACCGCGGCCTGGACCATGCGCTCAACCTCTTCCGCGCCAGCGCTCTGCTCGAGCTCGGCATGGAAAGCACCGACGGGACAGGATCTACGCTGGCCTGGCCACTGGTGCACAGCGCGGCCGCCCTGCTGACGCAAGTGGCCGAAGGCGAGGATGCAGGTCCAACGCTGCCCTCGACGACCACCCTCCCCACGCTCGACACGCCGGTCGAAGCCGATTTCGGCTCCAGCACGCGACCCTGA
- the gspG gene encoding type II secretion system major pseudopilin GspG, whose protein sequence is MPNSSALNSSPRSARGFTLIELMVVLVIIGVLAALIVPNVLDRADDARVTAARTDVNNLMQSLKLYRLDNQRYPTGEQGLQALVAKPSASPVPPNWKPYLDKLPNDPWGNAYQFANPGVKGEVDVFSFGADGRAGGEGKDADIGSWQ, encoded by the coding sequence ATGCCCAATTCCTCCGCATTGAACTCGTCGCCGCGCTCCGCGCGCGGCTTCACGCTGATCGAACTGATGGTCGTGCTCGTGATCATCGGCGTGCTGGCCGCGCTGATCGTGCCCAATGTGCTCGATCGGGCCGACGACGCACGGGTCACCGCGGCGCGCACCGACGTGAACAACCTCATGCAGTCGCTCAAGCTGTACCGCCTCGACAACCAGCGGTACCCGACCGGCGAGCAGGGCCTGCAGGCTCTGGTCGCCAAGCCGAGCGCCAGTCCGGTGCCGCCCAACTGGAAGCCTTATCTCGACAAGCTGCCCAACGACCCGTGGGGGAACGCCTACCAGTTCGCGAATCCCGGCGTGAAGGGCGAGGTCGACGTGTTCAGCTTCGGTGCAGATGGCCGGGCCGGCGGCGAAGGCAAGGACGCGGACATCGGTTCCTGGCAATGA
- a CDS encoding prepilin-type N-terminal cleavage/methylation domain-containing protein, with amino-acid sequence MSGLTASGRTGLRHATDRSRGFTLIELLIVVSLIAIVSAVASLALRDPAATQLEREAARLGALLEAARAEARAAGVAALWVPSETGFRFVGLPSELALPSRWLAPAGISAEVRNGRGRMQAAVLGPEPVIGAQRIVLRLEAQTVALATDGFGPFAVVDDEASPNVAR; translated from the coding sequence ATGAGCGGGCTCACGGCCAGCGGCCGAACGGGCCTGCGCCACGCGACGGACCGGTCGCGCGGCTTCACGCTGATCGAACTGCTCATCGTCGTGAGCCTGATTGCAATCGTTTCGGCCGTTGCCTCGCTGGCGCTGCGCGACCCGGCAGCCACCCAGCTCGAGCGCGAGGCCGCCCGGCTGGGCGCATTGCTCGAAGCAGCGCGTGCCGAGGCCCGAGCCGCCGGCGTGGCGGCGTTGTGGGTGCCCTCCGAGACCGGTTTCCGTTTCGTCGGGCTGCCCAGCGAACTGGCCCTGCCGAGCCGCTGGCTCGCGCCGGCCGGCATCAGCGCAGAGGTGCGGAACGGCCGAGGCCGGATGCAGGCGGCGGTGCTGGGGCCCGAGCCGGTGATCGGGGCCCAGCGCATCGTGCTGCGCCTCGAAGCCCAGACCGTGGCGCTCGCGACCGACGGCTTCGGGCCGTTCGCTGTCGTCGACGACGAGGCCTCCCCAAATGTCGCGCGCTGA
- the gspI gene encoding type II secretion system minor pseudopilin GspI, whose amino-acid sequence MSRAEFRAHCSASRNVRGMTLIEVLVALAIVAVTLGAGLKAAGALTDNAQRLTDVTVAEWCADNQLTAFKLMRQFPGIGDSEFYCEQLGVVYQGKMVIRPTPNPNFRRADAVVFTPSGQTILTLSTVLSRY is encoded by the coding sequence ATGTCGCGCGCTGAGTTCCGGGCGCACTGCTCCGCCAGCCGCAACGTTCGCGGCATGACCTTGATCGAGGTACTGGTAGCGCTGGCCATTGTGGCGGTCACGCTGGGGGCTGGGCTCAAGGCCGCCGGGGCGTTGACCGACAACGCTCAGCGCCTCACCGACGTGACGGTGGCCGAGTGGTGCGCGGACAACCAGCTCACCGCCTTCAAGCTCATGCGGCAGTTTCCCGGTATCGGCGACAGCGAGTTCTATTGCGAGCAGCTCGGTGTGGTCTATCAAGGCAAGATGGTGATCCGCCCGACCCCGAACCCCAATTTCCGACGCGCCGATGCGGTGGTCTTCACCCCCAGCGGCCAGACCATTCTGACGCTGTCGACGGTGCTGTCGAGGTACTGA
- a CDS encoding PulJ/GspJ family protein, producing MRSLSRHAAQAGFTLVEVLVALLIMAIVAALSWQGIDAIVRSRDISSQRLEQQLRLQSVIAQWEADLAEIQDSGIVPALQFDGASLRLTRRQAAGLQLVVWSLRGDSWTRWAGPAVTRGADLREAWLQSQQLLGNEAEQLRALSGIANWQLYYWRGNAWTNAQSSGDAAPATAATPTLATRQALPGGVRLVLAFTEGSGRVGALTRDLRLSPQGS from the coding sequence ATGCGCAGTCTCTCCCGTCACGCCGCACAGGCCGGCTTCACGCTGGTCGAGGTGCTGGTGGCGCTGCTGATCATGGCCATCGTTGCCGCCTTGTCCTGGCAGGGCATCGATGCCATCGTCCGCTCGCGCGACATCAGCAGCCAGCGGCTCGAGCAACAACTTCGACTGCAGTCGGTGATCGCGCAATGGGAGGCCGATCTCGCCGAAATACAGGACAGTGGCATCGTCCCGGCGCTGCAGTTCGACGGCGCGAGTCTGAGACTGACGCGGCGCCAGGCCGCCGGCCTGCAACTCGTCGTCTGGTCGTTGCGCGGGGACAGCTGGACGCGATGGGCCGGCCCGGCGGTGACGCGGGGCGCGGACTTGCGCGAAGCCTGGCTGCAGTCGCAGCAACTGCTCGGCAATGAAGCCGAACAGTTGCGCGCATTGAGCGGCATCGCCAACTGGCAGCTCTATTACTGGCGTGGCAACGCCTGGACCAACGCCCAATCGAGCGGGGACGCCGCGCCGGCGACTGCTGCAACGCCGACGCTGGCGACACGACAGGCGCTGCCGGGTGGCGTGCGCCTGGTCCTTGCCTTCACCGAGGGCAGCGGCCGGGTCGGTGCCCTGACCCGCGACCTGCGCCTGTCCCCGCAGGGCTCATGA